The window GGTTTTAGCAGAGTTCAAGTACATTGATAATTCATTGTtgctttgcaccttgtgcagtcatttacactcATGCAAGATGGATACAAATTGTTCCCATTCTGACCTGGTAgagttttacatccactttgtgTAATCCCTTTGCTCTaatgtaaatgactatacaaatTTCAGTACAGTGCTGATTTGGGACATTGCCAGAATTGCACTGAAAGTCAGTGAGTATATGAATGACTTGTACAATTAGTGCTCTCCGGAAACTGCAAATGCAACAGAGGTCAGGATCTTCAAAGGGAGAAGGAATGAAACAATTCATAGAGCTTTTGCATGTACTATACAAATTATCTGAGTTTTATTGACTGTATATAaactttatatacatatattataaaGACTTATTAGATAATGATTTTTGTAACTGGTCTTTAGTAAACCAGGTAACTAGTGACTTTTGTATGTTCAAGGGCTACTGCTTTGGAGCCTTCTAAGTAGTTTTTGGAATATACACTAGTCCAtattaatgcaaataataaacaagTCTCCTACAGTGAGGGTAAAGAAGGTTTTACAGTTGGAACAACTAAGACCTCAAAAGACAGTAAAGGGTGATGTACTAGTGCATTATTAATGTCCGAAAAATCTGAGCTCTTCAAAGTTGCAAATAGGATGATGCATTTCAAATatgcaagaggaaaaaaagatcGGTTACTCCATAAATTATGCTGGACCAAGTTATCACTATCAAGTTGTATTCAATGACACATCTATTTTATAACCTCTGTGCTCCTACAAATAAAGCTTCATAGGAGAGCAATGTTGTCTTACGGATAGAGCTCTGGTTGGAACTCAAACCTGTTTTTTCATTCCTGGCTTGCTATTGGCCTGCTTGGTGACCTTGGAGCAGTtgccctctttgtgcctcagtttctccatctgtaaaatgggattgatACTGACatccttttgtaaagcactttgagatctacaaatgaaaactgctatataaaagctaggtagtATTTATAATACAGAACAATTCAAATGCAGTTATGCTTTACTATAACTGGGTGACTCTTGGTAGAAAATCATATTTGGAAAAACTAAAAACCCAATGCCAGCTTTTGAGAAGTTAGCAAATATTAGTAATCTTTCTTCTCTGTGAAAAATGCCAATTATGCCTAAAGTTAACcaataaaaatgtaaagtaaCTTGGACTACTGTATTTCAGAGTTAACTGCAGGTGTCAGATCTGTTTTCAAATCACTTGTTCTCCTTCTCATGTGTGCGTCATGTATCTCTGCTTTTGTTGGACAGTTGGCTATTGTGTGTACAAGTACATCAACTATCCTTGTGAAGATGTTATGGTGTACTTGCCTTAATCAGAAGTACAGCACTCTAAATCCAATTGTATGAGTGTTGTGATAGTTTGATGTTTTAAAACCGGGATCAGAGTCAATTAAGACACAGGTAACTGAACTTGGACTTAGTCTGTTTTAGTGGAGTTTTACCTACATCATAAAATAACCATATAACTCAGCACAGTTGTCATTCTTTCTGCTTCTGGACGGCTCTTGACTTGGAATAGTAGGGGTACTGAACTTGAGGTTTGAGGCTTATTGGCAAAGCTATGTGAAGTTTTCACAAAACATCCACTACATATGCCTGACTTTAGCTAATGTTAGAGAGagacagctacaactacactgcatttaGTGCATGCAAGTGTAGCAGAGAATTTTTATGCTCATGAAAGTggtctttaactttttttttgtctcctttaggttatttttgtttagaaatcatGAACTGGCACTTCCTTCTCCTTTTCACTGCCGTGACTTTAACATCTGTGTGGTCCCAATTCAATCCTTTATCTCTTGAGGAACTTGGCTCTGACATTGGAATCCAAGTCTTCAATCAGATAGTCAAAGCTAGACCTCAGGAGAATATTGTGGTTTCTCCACATGGGATTGCATCTGTACTGGGAATACTTCAGCTGGGGGCTGATGGCAAGACAAAGAAGCAGCTGACAACTGTGATGAGATACAgcgtaaatggtcagtttttatcTGTTATGCAAGTTTTTTATAAAGTGATTCATAAACTTTTAAGGCTGGAAGGACAATATATTTTAATGGGAGGTTCTTCAAATTCTGCTACACTGTTTACTAAAACTGGTTTGTGATGCAAAGAGTGATCAGCACTAAGAGAAGGCCATACATCCTAAAATGTCCCCTACAATATAGGCTACCAGATAAACATGGACCCAGTTTAGGTAGAAAATTCAAATTCCATCCCTTCTCACTGATATTGGGGCCATGCTTTGGGGTGACCTATAAGCTCTTTATTTGGAGGGTGTGGAAAGATATATAGGGATAATTTGAGTCTCTTGAGCTCAGAAAATCAGTTTCTGCCATTCCTCCAACAACAATACAATCTACTTGGTCCAGCTACATGGCATTACATGCAGCTTAAGCATCTCTTGAAGGACACATTTGATCCAGATGTGCTTGGGAGAACCAGAGACTCCAGAATTGGTGATTGTGTAGAGAGCTCTCTAGGTTCACCTGAACATCTGTAGCCTGTTATGACTTCGTGACCCAAAAGATCCTCCTGAATTTAGATTGCCTGTACCATGACTGGAACAAAGATTGGTGTGTGTTATTGATCCCTGACCTGTGGGGAAGTGCCTTGCAAACCATTTAAAAACTCTACTATTGATCTACAATTAAGACTGATGCAGCAGAAAAGTAtttcttcttagagtgcttgctcatgttgattccattctaggtgcgtgcgtgcccacgtgcacagttgttggagacctttgccttagcagtatctgtagggtcaGCTGTGGTGCCCCCTTGAGTGCTGCACCCATGCATCGGTATATTAGGCGCCACTGACCCTACGCCCTCTTAGTTCCTTCTTACCTCCTGTGAGGTTGGAGTGCCTCGTCTCGCCATTCGCAAGAGCATGAGCAGTTCTTCATAGACCTTTGTTCTACCTAATCTGTACATTGgtggtcaccaaccagttgatcgtgatcgactggtcgatcctagaggatctcccagatGGCCAGATTCCTCAAGGGCCTTGAGCACCTCTACCCACATGTAAAGGACCATGTTCCTCtgtgggatttgaacctggtGCTATCACAGGTCCTCCTTTTGAGCCTTTGGCTTCCTGTTTACTCCTTCTCCTGTCCTGGAAGGTTGCATTCCTGGTCACAGTGACTTCAGCCCACGGAGTCTGAGATTCAGGTGTTCACCTCAGAACCACCCTATATGGTCTTCTACAAGGACAATATCCAGTTGAGACTCCACCTGgctttcctgcccaaggtggtCTCTGTTTCATTCAAGTCAGGACCTTTACTTACCAGTCTTCTTTCCAAGGCCATACAAGTCAGAAACGGAGCTTAGATTGCATGCCTTGGACTTTAGGAGGGCTCTAGCCTTCTACATCAACAGGACCAACCCATTCCGTAAGTCTACACAGTTGTTCATTGTAGTGGCTGACAGGATGAAAGGGCCGTGTATCCGCCCAAAAAATTTCTTCTTAGATCGCTGCCTGCTTCTGCTGTGATCAAGTGAAGGTGCCGCCCCGGCGATTGTCACCACCCACTTGACCAGGGCACAGGCCTCtttggctgcttttctggcccagatgcctatccaggacatctgcagggtgACCACCTGGTCATCCGTCCATACATTTACATCCCACTACACACTTACCCAGCAGGCCCAGGacgatgctggctttggtagGGCAGTACTACAAGCTGTGAAactgtgaactctgagcccacctccatAGATACTGCTTTTGAGTGACCtaaaatggaatcaacatgagcaagcactctcAGAAAATAAACGGTTACCTGCCTTTTATAACtattgttctttgaaatgtgttgctcGTATCCATTTCATTACccgccctcctacccctctgtcggagttactggcaagaaggaactgacagGGTGTAGGGTCAGCAGCGCctaatatactgacacatgagcacagcactcaagggggcaccacagccaaccctacggatactgctaaggcaaaagtctgACAACTGTGGGCGcacgcacacctagaatggaatggacatgagcaacacatctcaaagaacaacagttacgaaaggtaggtgaccatttttgttgttgctgttcatACTGGTTCCTGTGTAGGTTACAGTGTGTGGCCTTGCCAAAATATATTTCTGCTGGAGATTTGGGTTTCCTAGAGCCACACTGGCTCACATGTTTTGGGACTTTCCCAGGATACAGACCTTGTTGGCAGTTTCAGTCAAGGGGCCAAGAAATAAATGAGACTAAACAGTCTTCTTAGCTTTACAGATAATCTCTGCAGCACAAAGTTGAAGTCCAGTGCCAGCATAGTATGGGTAGATTGCAATGCCTCTATCCCTGTTGTACTACAACAGCCTTTAATTTAAGATTTCAGAAATTATTgggcaataaaatatttatatttagtttCTTATAGGCCTCTGAGCCCTTTTAGTTGGAGGGTTCTCTTTTTTGGATCTTTTGATGCTTTTTTGGCTTTGCTTCTGTTTCTTCTGTCAAGATCCCAGACTCTTTAGCCTTTCCTGGGCCTTCTTTCTATTCAAACACCCCTTTCTTTCAGTCTCTGTTCCTGACATTGGCATGAATCCCTGTTATTCCTCTACCAGTGCCTTTCCTCTAGAGAGTAGGGTGAGAGTACTTGCTGCCTCTTAGCATGCCAGTGAGGcttagcagcagcacagaatgctGGCACTTACAGAATCTTAAAGGAGCTGTGTTTATGAAATGTGAAACCTTCCAAAAGGTGAGTACATTTTCAGACCTATAAAGAATGAGTGATGTTGATGTTTCCTGTAACACGCTGTCCCCTCCTTAATTGTTTTGCTGTGCAGTTTTCTGTTTTGGGTACAGCTAAATGATTTAGTGTTGCTTAGTAAAATATCGAAATGTTGAAGATTCGAATCCTTTTATGCGGTAATCTTGAATTTAAAAGCATTTGAGTTTTCTAAACATAGCTATCTGCAAGAGTTTCAATGCTTCAaagttaattaatttatttggTTTTGGTTGACTTAGTCTAACAATCCTAGACACATGAGACAAACTTTTCTGTAGTGTGACCCATATCTTAATATAAAGAGTCTCATGGACCACCACCTTTTTTATGTTTGCATGGACCTCCACTTCTCTTGTTCACTATTGCCTAATAACCCTGTGACAGCTACAAAAGTTGTTTACTTGGAAAGGTAACTCTCTAGGGAagtatttaaagcatttttagctatcttttaatgcaatttagcgTCTGGAAGCAAGAAGGAGAGCCTGTACCATGTGAGCAGCCAGCTCTCCCTAGACCACCAGCAAATTTCAGTGGATGACTAGTGGGGCACAGACTAGCTTAAAACATCTGTTATGGTAtgctcaccaaaaaaaaaatgcccataaTATTGAAGACAGTGAGTACACGGACATCATGTGATCTATCTTACTAAAAGATTCACAGTAATGTAACCAGCAGGGCCAACTATTGAGGACTTATCCTACATGGAGCCGAAATGGTTGTGTTTGaatcttttgctttctttttttcccttctcagcACCTTTTTTGTCTTGTTTAGAAGCATTAATGACAGAACTGAGGTGTGACCAATGTAATAGTTTTCTGTGCcgctctaagggcatgtctacacttatgggGGTCATAACACCTTCCTTGGAAGACCACTCTTTCAGAGAGACTTTTATGGAGCATATTGCAATCTATTAATAGTTGATACCCTTGGATAAATACTCTGCTTCCGATTAGATGTTGGAGTCTAATACTGAATTTCCTTACTAGTGTAGCCTAGTCTTCAGATTTAATTTTAGTTTGTTCTGGAAACTTTCCAaaggtcagtctctctcttttggtTAGCACACAGTTTCCAGAAAACCTTTTTATATCCACCCTATTTCTTACTGAATGGAATGGAGGGATCAAAAATGACAACCTTAGTTTTTCAGTGTATGGTCTTAGTCCCTCCTTCcaccctcttctcttctcccccccccccccccatgacttCTGCCTCTTAGGCACAGGAATAAGGGTAGTTTCCATGGTTCTTCTACTCTGAGTGGCCAGAATGAAAATCCTTATTCAGTTGTAGCTGCTGGGAAGATGAGGACTCTCATCCACAAAATAACATTGTAGTATTGTgtaaagttgcagtgctgtaaacaTGTCAACATAGGGTCAGGATGTTGCAGCCTAATTTATGTTTTGGCTCTCTAGTGTAATTGATCACAGTTTAACTAGATTGTTTGTTTCTACCTATTCAGGAATAAACATTTTAACTGTATTGTCCATGCCAGAAAGTTATTGATTAATATACCACACCAGGATTCAGATGTACAGTACAAGGATTAGACAGAGGCAAATTCTTTGCTGTGAAGTAGTGTCCTTCAGATAAGTCAGAGATCCTGTTGCCCAGATGAGTGTTTAAGAATGTCTGTCAATGGCATTGGTAttctttctttattctttcaTCGTGTGTATGTGAGTAATTACTGATACAAGTTAACTCCTTTAAAACTTCTCTTTGATTTTCCTTTCTAAATAAAACTTGCTGTTGTTTCTAACTAGGAGTTGGTAAAGTATTAAAGAAGATAAACAAGGCCATAGTCTCAAAGAAGAATAAAGACATTGTGACAGTTGCTAATGCAGTGTTTGTAAAGAGTGGCTTTAAAATGGAAGTGCCTTTTGTTACAAGAAACAAAGAGGTGTTTCAGTGCAGTGTCAAGACGGTGGATTTCGAGGACCAAAATTCAGCATGCAATTCCATAAACCAGTGGGTGAAAAATGAAACAAGGGGTAGGTATTGAATTTTTTGTGTAACTATGTTAAACACTTATTTTATAGACACACTAAAGTTGAGAGAGGtgtaaagttttttaaaagtggTGGGAAGACACTACAGCatctcatctttttaaaaaaaaaaataaataaataaagggataAGTTAACTTGGGTGCACCTTGTCTAACCACTTGGAGATGCATGGTATCTATTGTCCTTTAAGAGTCACTTCCTTGAAGCTAATTCCAgtgattttattttcataaacaaagagaaactgcaaaacCTACCACTCCCATTATTCAAAATTATCTACATATTGTTGAGGCCAGAGTTCAGGTTTTGCATAACAGCATAATTAGCTTGTATTGCATTTTGGTTTCTGTTGGGAGATGAGTGACATCATGGGGATGCTTGCAGTGTGTCATTGATTGtggttcacttcatcggatgctgtagctcacgaaagcttatgctctaataaaattgatTGTGGTGAAGGCAATACATGGGTTGCAACAAGCTGGAGATTTTTccttttaacttttcatttccaggCTGTGACTGATTCAGCCTTAATTGTTTACTAAACTAAGCACACCACAAATGTTGCTAAATAAGGCCCTACCTGAGCACAACTCTTAGATGGGTGCTAGAGTATTCTCTTGCTAGTGAAAACTAAGATCCTAATACAGCTGACACTATACTCAGTTAAgtgactccactgatgtcagcggGCCCTGAAATGAGCAGAGCTATAATTCTTCAGGCTGGAGTTAGCAGCTATCTTTGCTCCAATTCAGAATGAACGTTACCTAGTGAATTACAAAGTAATTGGCACTTACGTTTCCTCATGATCAATTGGCTTACATTGTGACAGAAAATGCTCAATTtccccccttccttttttttttattttattttcaggtatGATTGATAATCTCTTATCTCCAGACATTATTGATGGTGCTTTGACCAGGCTGGTGCTGGTAAATGCCGTGTATTTCAAAGGTTTATGGAAATCTCGTTTTCAACCTGAAAATACAAAGAAACGCACATTTAATGGAGCTGATGGGAAGACTTACCAAGTACCTATGCTGGCTCAGTTGTCTCTGTTCCGCTGTGGTAAGCTCAGAAGCTAGTTTCTTGTAAATGAAATGCAAATCTTTTTGTACTGTACTCCTTTCAAAATGTAGGC of the Dermochelys coriacea isolate rDerCor1 chromosome 9, rDerCor1.pri.v4, whole genome shotgun sequence genome contains:
- the SERPINE2 gene encoding glia-derived nexin, which encodes MNWHFLLLFTAVTLTSVWSQFNPLSLEELGSDIGIQVFNQIVKARPQENIVVSPHGIASVLGILQLGADGKTKKQLTTVMRYSVNGVGKVLKKINKAIVSKKNKDIVTVANAVFVKSGFKMEVPFVTRNKEVFQCSVKTVDFEDQNSACNSINQWVKNETRGMIDNLLSPDIIDGALTRLVLVNAVYFKGLWKSRFQPENTKKRTFNGADGKTYQVPMLAQLSLFRCGTTSTPNDLWYNIIELPYHGESISMLIALPTESTTPLSAIIPHISTKTIQSWMTTMIQKRVQVILPKFTAVAETDLKEPLKVLGITDMFEQSKANFAKITRTESLHVSHILQKAKIEVSEDGTKASAATTAILIARSSPPWFIVDRPFVFFIRHNPTGAVLFMGQINKP